A region from the Methylocella sp. genome encodes:
- a CDS encoding multidrug efflux RND transporter permease subunit — protein MRFSHFFIERPIFAAVLSIILTIAGAIAQRSLPVAEYPEIAPPTVNITTFYPGASAEVIAATVATPIEQQVNGVDDMLYITSQSTGDGKISIDVVFKAGVNVDQAQVLVQNRVAIATPRLPQEVIRQGVTVQKASPDLMMVVHMISPDGSRDQKYISNYATLYLKDQLSRVDGVGNVQIFGARDYSMRVWLDPAKVAARGLTAGEVVAALQAANLQVAAGAINQPPASSPGAFQLSVQTLGRLIDPEQFGDVVIRSDADGYIRVRDIARVELGAQDYTVNAYLDRDVATAMVIFQRPGSNALATATAVKNAMETAKKDFPPGVDYTVVYNPTEFIQQSVDEVVHTLFEAVGLVVIVVIVFLQTWRAAIIPVIAIPVSLIGCFLMMSGVGLTFNTLSLFGLVLAIGIVVDDAIVVVENVERYLEHGMSPKEAAHKTMDEVGSALLAIALVLCAVFIPTAFITGLQGAFYKQFAITIASATVISAFVSLTLSPALAAILLMPHAAKLKTSGLVYWISTPFRWFFIAFNWAFDKLSISYGALTARLVRISFVSLIIYAGLIYFAYDLLNKTPTGLIPQLDRGYLIAAFQLPPGASLDRTDKVLRDATKIILERKGVEHAVTFAGFDGATFTNATNTGVIFVALKPFPDRVKEGATAPSILADVRDHLSVLTDAFTFVLEPPSVPGIGTGGGLKGYVQDRAGRGLPALENATWSLVGATHANPGFIQAFTLFNTHTPQIYADIDRTKAELLGVPISRVFEALSVYMGSAYVNDFNILGRTYQVTAQADNPFRMTLRDVANLKTRNAEGDMVPIGSVATLNDTTGPFRVTRYNLYPSAEVQVSLARGYSSGQGIDSLEAMAKANLPQGFGFEWTEIALQEKLAGNTAFIAFGLAVVFVFLLLAALYESWLLPFAVVLIVPMCILAAMIGVTARDLDRNILVDIGLIVLVGLAAKNAILIVEFAKQAEEEGQTRFEAAVSAARTRLRPILMTSFAFIFGVLPLARAMGAGAEMRQSLGTAVFAGMLGVTLFGLLFTPTFYVVVRGIAVWLDRFKKDKTPPDAKKKIIADPAAKAKVGDDALIG, from the coding sequence ATGCGATTTTCTCATTTCTTCATTGAGCGGCCAATTTTCGCTGCCGTTCTGTCGATTATTCTGACTATCGCCGGAGCGATAGCGCAAAGATCGCTGCCGGTCGCCGAGTATCCGGAGATCGCGCCGCCAACGGTAAACATCACTACCTTCTATCCGGGAGCGTCCGCCGAGGTCATTGCGGCGACGGTCGCGACGCCGATCGAGCAGCAGGTCAACGGCGTTGACGACATGCTCTACATCACCTCGCAATCGACCGGAGATGGAAAGATCTCGATCGACGTTGTGTTCAAAGCCGGCGTCAATGTCGACCAAGCTCAGGTGCTTGTGCAAAACCGCGTCGCGATTGCAACCCCGCGTCTGCCGCAGGAAGTCATCCGGCAAGGCGTGACTGTCCAGAAGGCTTCGCCCGATCTGATGATGGTCGTGCACATGATCTCGCCTGACGGATCGCGCGACCAGAAATATATCTCGAACTACGCAACGCTCTATCTCAAAGACCAGCTCTCGCGCGTCGACGGCGTAGGCAATGTCCAGATATTCGGCGCGCGCGATTATTCGATGCGCGTTTGGCTCGATCCGGCGAAGGTTGCGGCGCGCGGCCTCACCGCCGGGGAAGTCGTCGCCGCTTTGCAAGCGGCCAATCTTCAGGTCGCCGCCGGCGCGATCAATCAACCGCCGGCGAGTTCGCCCGGCGCGTTTCAGCTATCGGTGCAAACGCTCGGGCGCCTCATTGACCCCGAGCAGTTTGGCGATGTCGTGATCCGCTCCGACGCCGACGGCTATATTCGCGTGCGCGACATCGCTCGCGTCGAACTTGGCGCGCAGGATTATACGGTCAACGCCTATCTCGACCGCGATGTCGCCACGGCCATGGTGATCTTCCAGCGGCCGGGCTCGAACGCTTTGGCCACCGCCACGGCCGTGAAAAACGCCATGGAGACGGCGAAGAAGGATTTTCCGCCGGGGGTCGACTATACGGTCGTCTATAATCCGACTGAATTCATTCAACAGTCCGTCGATGAAGTCGTGCACACGCTTTTCGAAGCGGTTGGGCTCGTCGTCATCGTGGTCATCGTCTTTCTGCAGACATGGCGCGCCGCGATCATTCCGGTCATCGCCATTCCCGTTTCGCTGATCGGCTGTTTCCTCATGATGAGCGGCGTTGGACTGACGTTCAACACGCTGTCCTTGTTCGGGCTTGTCCTTGCGATCGGCATCGTCGTCGATGACGCGATCGTCGTTGTCGAAAACGTCGAACGTTACCTAGAGCACGGCATGAGCCCGAAGGAGGCCGCGCATAAAACGATGGACGAGGTCGGCAGCGCCCTGTTGGCGATCGCTCTCGTGCTTTGCGCCGTGTTCATTCCGACCGCCTTCATCACCGGCTTGCAGGGCGCATTTTACAAGCAATTCGCCATCACCATCGCCAGCGCGACGGTGATCTCGGCCTTCGTCTCCCTGACCCTTTCGCCGGCGCTCGCCGCCATTCTTCTCATGCCGCACGCGGCCAAGCTCAAGACATCAGGTCTGGTCTATTGGATCTCCACGCCATTCCGCTGGTTTTTCATCGCTTTCAACTGGGCCTTCGATAAGCTCAGCATTAGCTATGGCGCCCTTACGGCGCGACTTGTGCGGATCAGCTTCGTCTCGCTCATCATTTACGCCGGCCTCATCTATTTCGCCTATGATCTCTTGAACAAGACCCCGACCGGGCTCATTCCGCAGCTCGATCGCGGCTATCTCATTGCCGCGTTCCAGCTCCCGCCAGGGGCTTCGCTCGACCGCACCGACAAAGTCTTGCGCGACGCCACAAAGATTATTCTGGAGCGGAAAGGCGTCGAGCATGCCGTCACCTTCGCCGGCTTTGACGGGGCGACCTTCACCAACGCCACCAACACCGGCGTCATTTTCGTTGCGCTGAAGCCTTTCCCTGATCGCGTCAAGGAAGGCGCGACCGCGCCCTCAATTCTCGCCGACGTTCGAGACCATTTGAGCGTCCTGACCGACGCCTTCACCTTTGTGCTGGAGCCCCCGTCCGTGCCGGGCATCGGCACCGGCGGCGGCCTCAAGGGCTATGTACAGGACCGCGCTGGCCGCGGTCTGCCGGCGCTGGAAAACGCAACCTGGAGTCTCGTCGGCGCAACGCACGCCAACCCCGGGTTCATCCAGGCCTTCACCCTATTCAACACCCATACGCCGCAGATTTACGCCGACATCGATCGGACCAAAGCTGAACTGCTTGGCGTGCCGATCTCGCGCGTCTTCGAAGCCTTGTCGGTTTATATGGGCTCCGCCTACGTCAATGACTTCAACATTCTGGGGCGGACGTATCAGGTCACCGCTCAAGCGGATAATCCGTTTCGCATGACCTTGCGCGATGTCGCCAATCTGAAGACGCGCAACGCCGAGGGAGATATGGTGCCGATCGGCTCCGTGGCGACGCTCAATGATACGACGGGACCGTTCCGCGTGACGCGCTATAATCTTTATCCGTCGGCGGAAGTCCAGGTCAGCCTCGCGCGCGGTTATTCCTCGGGACAGGGCATCGATTCGCTCGAGGCCATGGCGAAGGCAAACCTGCCGCAGGGTTTTGGCTTCGAGTGGACTGAAATTGCGCTGCAGGAGAAGCTCGCCGGCAACACGGCTTTTATCGCGTTTGGCCTTGCCGTCGTCTTCGTGTTTCTTCTTCTGGCCGCGCTTTATGAAAGCTGGCTGCTGCCTTTCGCCGTGGTCCTCATCGTTCCGATGTGCATTCTCGCGGCGATGATCGGCGTCACCGCGCGCGATCTCGATCGCAATATTCTGGTCGACATCGGTCTTATCGTTCTTGTTGGCCTTGCGGCGAAAAACGCCATTCTGATCGTCGAGTTCGCCAAACAGGCTGAGGAGGAAGGGCAAACAAGGTTCGAGGCGGCCGTTTCCGCGGCGCGAACGCGGTTGCGCCCGATTCTGATGACGTCATTCGCCTTCATCTTTGGCGTGCTCCCGCTTGCGCGCGCGATGGGGGCCGGAGCCGAGATGCGTCAATCCCTTGGCACGGCGGTTTTCGCGGGGATGCTTGGCGTGACGCTGTTCGGACTTTTGTTCACGCCGACATTCTATGTCGTCGTGCGCGGGATCGCCGTCTGGCTCGATCGTTTCAAAAAGGACAAGACGCCGCCCGACGCGAAGAAGAAGATCATTGCCGACCCTGCCGCCAAAGCCAAAGTCGGCGATGACGCCTTGATCGGCTGA
- a CDS encoding glutathione peroxidase has protein sequence MSAHQYSFKTIDGNPLPLASFKGKAVLIVNTASACGLTPQYEALEALYRRYRDFGFVVLGVPANDFGKQEPGTEAEIRTFCTMKFDIDFPLASKETVIGEHAHPFYRWVVNQLGEDAAPKWNFHKYLIGKDGGIAGVFGSRTVPDAPEVIAAIEAALA, from the coding sequence ATGAGCGCCCATCAGTATTCGTTCAAGACGATCGACGGCAATCCTCTGCCCCTCGCTTCGTTCAAAGGCAAAGCGGTTCTGATCGTCAACACGGCCTCCGCCTGTGGGCTAACGCCGCAATATGAGGCGCTCGAGGCGCTTTATCGGCGGTATCGCGATTTTGGTTTTGTCGTACTTGGCGTTCCGGCCAATGATTTTGGCAAGCAGGAGCCTGGAACGGAAGCCGAGATCAGAACCTTCTGCACGATGAAATTTGACATCGATTTCCCGCTCGCCTCCAAAGAGACCGTCATCGGCGAGCATGCGCATCCGTTTTATAGATGGGTCGTGAACCAGCTTGGCGAGGACGCCGCGCCGAAGTGGAATTTTCACAAATATCTGATCGGCAAGGACGGCGGCATTGCCGGCGTGTTTGGATCGCGCACTGTCCCCGACGCGCCGGAAGTCATTGCCGCAATTGAAGCGGCCCTCGCGTAA
- a CDS encoding efflux RND transporter permease subunit has translation MTAIVRLALSRPYTFVVMAILIMIFGTLSAVRTPTDIFPNIGIPVISVVWNYTGLPPDDMSGRIISIYERTLTTTVNDIEHIESQSLAGYGIVKVYFQPTVDISAAQAQVTSISQTILKQLPPGVTPPQILSYNASSVPIIQLAVSSDTLSQTDLNDLAQNFIRPALSTIAGAQLPSVYGGMIRQVQIDLDQKALHAHNLSATDIGNALARQNLITPVGTEKIGSYEYTIDLNDSPKQLDDFNNLPIKVVNGVVVFMRDVAFVHNGSPPQTNVVQLDGRKGVLMSVLKNGSASTLDIIADVKARLPAIQATLPPGVTLKFVSDQSGFVTSSVTAVVREGLIAATLTGLMILVFLGSWRSTLIITVSIPLAVLSSLIALSILGQTINVMTLGGLALAVGILVDDATVTIENINRHMEELDEDILTAITRGAHEIMPPATIALFCICIAFVPLLSLGGVAGYLFRPLAMAVVFAMIASYILTYTLVPTMAHFLLRNQHHHIATHGEPDDPPAAGIFSRFQRRFEHHFERLRQGYMGLLQLALQHRFWFAGGFLCFAVLSLGLAPFLGQDFFPSVDAGAIKIHMRAPTGTRIEETTLLSDGVEQKIREIIPPDRVANIVDNIGLPISGINISYGNSGTIGVFDDDILITLNEGPTPTSEYVKILREKLPRAFPGATFSFLPADIVSQILNFGSPAPLDVQIAGADLNASRTFAKKLLAKIRHIPGIADPRIQEEFQNPALKVEFNREFAGVVGLTEGDASTSIQATLSGSTQTAPTYWLNPTNGVSYPVSIQTPQYDIDTLGELNNLPLTADNSTQLLGGLATLSPEPLDAVVTHYNIRSTVNIYATTQNRDLGGVAADIEKIVNDARADLPRGSTVVIRGQAATMTSAYMQLFIGLAFSIVLIYLLIVVNFQSWLDPFVIIMALPAALAGIVWMLFITHTSLSVPALTGAIMCMGVATANSILVVSFAREQLAEGKDVVTAALAAGATRFRPVLMTALAMIIGMAPMAIEPGQNSPLGRAVIGGLLFATIATLLFVPTVFGIAHGRKVVNQAKAAEPLSGLPSHA, from the coding sequence ATGACAGCCATTGTTCGATTAGCTCTTTCGCGCCCCTATACGTTTGTCGTCATGGCGATCCTGATCATGATTTTCGGCACGCTGTCGGCGGTCCGGACGCCGACCGATATTTTTCCGAATATCGGAATCCCGGTCATCAGCGTGGTTTGGAACTATACGGGCTTGCCGCCGGACGATATGTCGGGCCGCATTATTTCGATCTATGAGCGAACCCTCACGACGACGGTCAATGACATCGAACATATCGAGTCGCAGTCGCTCGCCGGCTATGGCATCGTCAAGGTATACTTCCAGCCTACTGTGGACATCAGCGCCGCTCAGGCGCAGGTCACATCCATCTCTCAGACAATTTTGAAGCAGCTCCCGCCCGGCGTTACTCCGCCGCAGATTCTGTCCTATAATGCGTCGAGCGTGCCGATTATCCAGCTGGCGGTATCGAGCGACACCCTCTCTCAGACAGACCTCAACGACCTCGCTCAAAACTTCATTCGGCCCGCTCTCTCGACGATCGCAGGAGCCCAGTTGCCCTCCGTCTATGGCGGAATGATCCGACAGGTGCAGATCGATCTCGACCAGAAGGCGCTGCACGCCCACAATCTTTCGGCGACCGATATCGGCAACGCGCTCGCGCGGCAAAACCTGATCACCCCTGTCGGCACGGAAAAGATCGGTTCCTATGAATACACCATAGACCTCAATGACTCGCCCAAACAGCTGGACGATTTCAACAATCTGCCAATCAAGGTTGTCAACGGCGTTGTCGTCTTCATGCGCGACGTCGCTTTCGTCCACAACGGCTCGCCGCCGCAGACCAACGTCGTGCAGTTGGACGGCCGCAAGGGCGTGCTGATGTCGGTCTTGAAGAACGGCTCGGCGTCGACTCTCGACATCATCGCCGACGTCAAGGCGCGCTTGCCGGCGATTCAAGCCACCCTCCCGCCGGGAGTGACTCTCAAATTCGTCAGCGATCAATCCGGCTTCGTCACCTCCTCGGTGACCGCGGTCGTCCGCGAAGGTCTGATCGCGGCCACGTTGACCGGTCTCATGATCCTGGTTTTTCTCGGAAGCTGGCGCTCGACATTGATCATCACAGTATCGATCCCATTGGCGGTGCTCTCCTCGCTGATCGCCCTTTCGATTCTTGGTCAAACCATCAATGTGATGACGCTCGGCGGTTTGGCGCTTGCGGTCGGCATTTTGGTTGACGACGCTACGGTCACCATTGAAAACATCAATCGCCATATGGAGGAACTTGACGAAGACATCTTGACGGCGATTACGCGCGGCGCGCACGAAATCATGCCGCCTGCAACGATTGCGCTATTTTGCATCTGCATCGCCTTCGTCCCGCTTCTTTCCCTCGGCGGAGTCGCCGGCTATCTGTTCCGGCCGCTGGCGATGGCGGTCGTCTTCGCGATGATCGCATCATACATTCTGACGTATACGCTGGTGCCGACGATGGCGCATTTTCTCCTGCGCAACCAGCACCATCACATCGCGACGCATGGAGAGCCTGACGATCCGCCCGCCGCAGGCATTTTCTCCCGATTTCAACGCAGATTCGAGCATCATTTCGAGCGGCTGCGGCAGGGTTATATGGGCCTGCTGCAACTGGCGCTGCAGCACCGTTTCTGGTTCGCAGGCGGTTTCCTCTGCTTTGCCGTGTTGTCTCTAGGCCTCGCGCCTTTTCTCGGACAGGATTTCTTTCCCTCCGTCGATGCGGGCGCGATCAAAATTCATATGCGCGCGCCGACAGGAACGCGAATCGAGGAAACGACCCTTCTGTCCGATGGGGTCGAGCAGAAGATCCGCGAAATCATTCCGCCGGACCGCGTCGCCAACATCGTCGACAATATCGGCCTACCGATCAGCGGCATTAATATTTCATACGGAAATTCCGGAACCATCGGCGTTTTCGATGACGACATATTGATAACCCTTAACGAAGGCCCGACCCCCACGAGCGAGTATGTGAAGATTCTACGCGAGAAACTGCCGAGGGCGTTCCCCGGCGCGACTTTCTCGTTCCTTCCCGCCGATATCGTCAGCCAGATTCTCAATTTCGGTTCGCCGGCGCCTCTCGACGTTCAGATCGCCGGCGCTGACCTCAACGCGAGCCGGACCTTTGCGAAGAAGCTGCTTGCGAAGATCCGTCATATCCCGGGCATCGCGGATCCACGCATTCAAGAGGAGTTCCAGAATCCCGCCCTCAAGGTCGAATTCAACCGCGAATTCGCCGGCGTCGTGGGGCTGACTGAAGGCGACGCCTCGACCAGCATTCAAGCGACGCTCTCCGGCAGCACTCAGACAGCGCCGACCTATTGGCTGAATCCGACCAATGGCGTCTCGTATCCGGTTTCGATCCAGACGCCGCAATATGACATCGATACTCTTGGAGAGCTGAACAATTTGCCGCTGACGGCCGATAACTCGACTCAATTGCTGGGCGGCCTCGCGACCCTCTCACCGGAGCCGCTCGACGCCGTCGTCACGCACTATAATATCCGGTCCACCGTGAACATCTATGCGACGACGCAGAATCGCGATCTCGGCGGAGTTGCCGCCGATATCGAAAAGATCGTCAACGACGCCCGCGCGGATCTCCCGAGAGGCTCAACCGTCGTCATCCGCGGCCAGGCCGCCACCATGACAAGCGCCTACATGCAATTGTTTATCGGCTTGGCCTTCTCCATCGTGCTGATCTATCTCCTGATCGTCGTCAACTTCCAGTCCTGGCTCGATCCTTTCGTGATCATCATGGCGCTTCCAGCCGCATTGGCCGGCATCGTGTGGATGCTGTTCATCACTCACACCAGCCTGTCGGTGCCCGCCCTAACTGGCGCAATCATGTGCATGGGCGTCGCCACGGCGAACAGCATTCTCGTCGTCAGCTTTGCGCGTGAACAGCTTGCTGAGGGAAAAGACGTAGTGACCGCCGCGCTGGCGGCGGGCGCAACCCGCTTCAGGCCCGTGCTCATGACTGCGCTCGCCATGATCATCGGCATGGCGCCGATGGCTATCGAGCCCGGACAAAATTCGCCACTTGGACGCGCCGTCATCGGCGGTCTTCTGTTTGCGACCATCGCGACGCTATTGTTCGTGCCTACAGTGTTCGGCATCGCGCATGGACGCAAAGTCGTCAACCAAGCCAAGGCAGCGGAGCCGCTCTCCGGCCTGCCATCCCATGCCTGA
- a CDS encoding efflux RND transporter periplasmic adaptor subunit, with the protein MILCVIGVGAIGLAASGIIDRARSTQELKTWTNSQAIPTVQVIQPERGPVEEQLILPGTVNAYYTGSLFARASGYITGWYKDIGTHVKKGEVLALIAAPDLDQQLAEAKAQLVQFQAAVQQAQANADLGRVTDQRTSRLVAQGWSSAQQGDTDRLTSASRAAALEVARGNAMAQQAVVNRLEELTQFEQIKAPFDGILTMRTVDIGDLVNAGGNSGRALFQVCDIHRMRIYVNVPQAFLGEMKPGIKATLHLPGQQETFEAELVSTSNALAENSRTALIELQSDNPDGKLWPGAFTEVHFHIPSDPNTMRVPATALVFGAHGMRVALVDVSNKVVLKSVTLGRNLGNKVEIQSGVSLSDRLIDNPQESIESGDLVQIAQANTKAVATAEKADPIAKKSE; encoded by the coding sequence TTGATACTCTGCGTTATCGGTGTCGGCGCCATCGGTCTCGCCGCCTCCGGCATCATCGACCGCGCGAGAAGCACGCAGGAGCTCAAGACCTGGACCAACTCCCAGGCGATTCCAACGGTCCAGGTAATCCAACCTGAACGCGGACCGGTTGAAGAGCAGCTAATCTTGCCTGGCACCGTGAACGCCTATTACACCGGTTCGCTTTTTGCCCGCGCCAGCGGCTATATCACCGGCTGGTATAAGGACATCGGCACGCATGTTAAAAAAGGAGAGGTGCTGGCGCTGATTGCGGCCCCCGATCTCGATCAGCAGCTTGCCGAAGCGAAGGCGCAGCTCGTCCAGTTCCAGGCGGCGGTTCAGCAAGCGCAGGCCAATGCGGATCTTGGCCGAGTGACCGACCAACGAACATCGCGGCTCGTCGCTCAGGGATGGTCCAGCGCGCAGCAAGGCGACACCGATCGGCTGACGTCGGCATCGCGCGCGGCGGCGCTTGAGGTCGCCCGCGGGAATGCGATGGCGCAGCAGGCTGTGGTAAACCGGCTTGAGGAACTAACTCAGTTTGAGCAAATCAAGGCGCCTTTCGATGGCATCCTGACGATGCGAACGGTCGATATAGGCGATCTCGTCAATGCCGGCGGCAACTCGGGCAGAGCCTTGTTCCAAGTCTGCGATATCCATCGCATGCGCATTTATGTGAATGTACCGCAGGCATTTCTCGGCGAGATGAAGCCGGGCATCAAGGCGACGCTGCATCTGCCCGGCCAGCAAGAAACATTCGAAGCGGAACTGGTCTCGACATCAAATGCGCTTGCTGAAAATTCTCGAACTGCTTTGATCGAATTGCAATCGGACAATCCCGACGGAAAACTTTGGCCGGGCGCCTTTACCGAGGTCCATTTTCATATTCCCTCCGACCCGAACACCATGCGCGTACCGGCCACCGCGCTTGTCTTCGGCGCACATGGAATGCGCGTGGCTTTAGTAGATGTCAGCAACAAAGTCGTGCTTAAATCAGTGACCCTCGGGCGCAACCTTGGGAACAAGGTCGAGATTCAATCTGGGGTTTCGTTGTCCGACCGTCTAATCGACAATCCGCAGGAGTCGATCGAATCGGGCGACCTCGTCCAGATCGCCCAGGCGAACACGAAAGCGGTCGCAACGGCGGAAAAAGCGGACCCAATCGCTAAAAAAAGCGAATGA
- a CDS encoding aldo/keto reductase, translating into MVIQTIRKVEHAEIPGSSLKVSRVALGAWAIGGWMWGGTDESESIATIRAALEHGVNVIDTAPVYGFGRSEEIVGKALAEGGLRDDAVIATKAGLEWKDGKVFRNASRERIMLEIDESLRRLRTDRIDIYQIHWPDPLVKMEETAEAMNALLKQGKIRAIGVSNFSVDQMEQFRKVAPIHVLQPPYNLFERGIDADVLPYCLKNNIATFGYSALCRGLLSGRMKPDTVFYGDDLRRKEPKFQQPRFGRYLAAVRRLDELAKDRFGKRVIDLAVRWMLDQGITTALWGARHPEQLRPVDDVFGWSLDASAKAEIDRILTAEITDPVGPEFMAPPSRG; encoded by the coding sequence ATGGTTATTCAAACAATAAGAAAAGTCGAGCATGCGGAGATTCCAGGAAGCTCGCTCAAGGTTTCACGCGTCGCGCTCGGCGCCTGGGCCATAGGCGGTTGGATGTGGGGCGGGACCGATGAATCCGAATCGATCGCCACTATCCGCGCCGCTCTGGAGCATGGCGTCAACGTCATTGATACGGCCCCGGTCTATGGGTTTGGCCGCTCAGAGGAAATCGTCGGCAAGGCTTTGGCTGAGGGCGGTCTGCGCGATGACGCCGTTATCGCCACAAAGGCCGGCCTTGAGTGGAAAGACGGCAAAGTCTTCCGCAACGCCAGCCGCGAGCGAATCATGCTCGAAATCGACGAGTCTCTGCGACGGCTTCGAACCGATCGCATCGATATCTATCAGATCCATTGGCCGGACCCGCTGGTCAAAATGGAAGAAACCGCCGAGGCGATGAACGCCCTGTTGAAACAGGGAAAGATACGCGCCATCGGCGTCAGCAATTTCTCCGTCGATCAGATGGAGCAATTCCGCAAGGTTGCGCCGATACACGTGCTGCAGCCGCCCTACAATCTCTTTGAGCGCGGGATCGACGCGGACGTTCTGCCCTATTGCCTCAAAAACAATATTGCGACCTTCGGTTATAGCGCGTTGTGCCGGGGTCTTCTGTCTGGGCGGATGAAGCCGGACACGGTTTTCTACGGCGACGATCTGCGCCGCAAAGAGCCGAAATTTCAGCAGCCAAGGTTTGGTCGCTATCTCGCAGCGGTGCGGCGGCTCGATGAGCTCGCAAAAGATCGCTTCGGCAAGCGCGTCATTGATCTGGCGGTCCGCTGGATGCTCGATCAGGGCATCACGACGGCGCTATGGGGCGCGCGCCATCCCGAGCAATTGCGGCCGGTGGATGACGTTTTCGGCTGGTCGCTCGATGCCTCCGCCAAAGCCGAGATCGACCGGATCCTGACGGCGGAGATCACCGATCCAGTCGGTCCTGAATTCATGGCGCCGCCGTCGCGAGGTTAA
- a CDS encoding efflux RND transporter periplasmic adaptor subunit yields MNSMPPDIAFKPDAPENPKGQQPEDGRKGRIARMLGFVAVATVAGLVGFGIWSKSSRNADADAVLQARENVIPKVRTMIAQEDTKPRTIELTGNMAAFDSATIFARATGYISVRNVDIGSKMHKGDVLAVIAAPDLDQQLAQAKAQLVQFDAAVQQAQANADLGRVTDQRTSRLVAQGWSSEQQGDNDRLTSASRVAALAVARANVLAQQAAVNRLEELTQFEQIKAPFDGVITSRLIDVGSLVAADANNGTPLFSIARTDVLRVQVFVPQTFTFGISDGDDATATVSELPGQVFHGKVARNAKALSAGTRTLLMEVDVDNKDSVLSAGLYSVIHLQVRRMNPVIVIPSQAVIFNSDGLKTAVVSDGKVELRKIDLELDNGATVEVRSGLKPGDQIILSPPANVTNGMRVTTTT; encoded by the coding sequence ATGAACAGCATGCCACCAGACATAGCATTTAAGCCAGACGCTCCGGAGAATCCGAAAGGGCAGCAACCGGAAGACGGACGGAAGGGGCGCATAGCCCGGATGCTTGGTTTTGTCGCTGTCGCGACCGTAGCGGGACTGGTCGGCTTCGGCATCTGGAGCAAATCGAGCCGCAACGCCGATGCAGACGCCGTCCTGCAGGCGCGCGAGAACGTGATTCCGAAGGTGCGCACCATGATTGCGCAGGAAGATACGAAGCCCCGCACGATTGAGCTGACGGGCAATATGGCGGCGTTCGATAGCGCGACGATTTTTGCCCGCGCTACTGGCTATATCAGCGTCAGAAATGTCGATATCGGCAGCAAGATGCACAAAGGGGATGTGCTCGCGGTGATTGCCGCCCCTGATCTCGATCAACAGCTCGCCCAGGCAAAGGCGCAGCTTGTGCAGTTCGATGCGGCTGTCCAGCAAGCGCAAGCCAATGCGGACCTCGGCCGCGTCACCGACCAACGGACATCGCGGCTCGTCGCTCAAGGATGGTCGAGCGAGCAGCAAGGCGACAACGACAGGCTGACGTCGGCCTCTCGCGTGGCGGCGCTCGCGGTAGCGCGCGCAAATGTGCTGGCGCAGCAGGCCGCCGTGAATCGTTTAGAAGAGCTGACTCAATTCGAGCAGATCAAGGCCCCGTTCGATGGCGTGATTACAAGCCGCCTCATCGATGTCGGCAGTCTCGTCGCCGCCGACGCGAACAACGGAACGCCTTTATTCTCGATCGCTCGCACCGACGTTCTGCGCGTGCAGGTCTTTGTGCCGCAAACCTTTACCTTTGGAATTTCGGACGGAGATGATGCAACGGCCACAGTGTCGGAATTGCCGGGCCAGGTGTTCCACGGCAAGGTCGCGCGCAACGCGAAAGCGCTGTCGGCTGGCACTCGCACGCTGCTGATGGAGGTCGACGTCGATAATAAGGACAGCGTGCTGTCGGCGGGTCTCTACAGCGTCATCCATTTGCAGGTGCGCCGGATGAACCCGGTCATCGTCATTCCTTCGCAGGCGGTGATCTTCAATTCGGACGGGCTGAAGACGGCTGTTGTCTCGGATGGCAAGGTCGAACTCCGCAAGATCGATCTTGAATTGGACAATGGCGCCACCGTCGAGGTGAGGTCTGGGCTAAAGCCCGGCGATCAAATCATTCTCAGTCCGCCGGCGAACGTGACCAACGGCATGCGGGTCACAACGACAACCTGA